One genomic segment of Desulfarculaceae bacterium includes these proteins:
- a CDS encoding MarR family transcriptional regulator, translating to MKELKTLLGELPNSEVQLLVWGELLKATLAGDGVTFGQLAARLPETNKGSISRTLKTLEGKGMAERVLPTSSGCDRATPEVAIEQPDHTVFKAAKANEITKFFSGLLSLAGKASCSKATKTTTLLYKNKKSVSEDVLNLKQGEEGPLQKGPVLSAWFKEIDYKRLERKLPSSAKEFARIHRLEQACLNTMYAGYYKTYGADPFLRTRRFCEEYARAWENFLPRIPCLGEKAILGKKFTDSAFWPDLVEARRQADRNNAKYDEWVDAIFKRYRDNPLPHRATPTPKYFKTPKAAEIYAGYYADLYLGGTRDLFRPIWSKDEHDLTCPIQISTFQNFCEELKAVAKLNSRPAHELFDEAVRAGSLPLDYVKKYHKDIADKICDEKGEVRLGLVEELGL from the coding sequence ATGAAGGAGCTGAAGACCCTACTTGGAGAACTCCCTAATAGTGAAGTGCAACTTTTGGTTTGGGGCGAACTGCTCAAGGCAACCCTCGCGGGTGATGGCGTCACATTTGGGCAATTGGCTGCCCGTCTGCCTGAAACCAATAAAGGCTCCATCTCGAGAACCCTTAAAACGCTGGAGGGAAAGGGCATGGCAGAACGTGTTCTGCCCACATCCAGCGGTTGCGATAGGGCAACTCCTGAGGTTGCGATAGAGCAACCTGACCACACGGTATTCAAGGCGGCAAAAGCTAATGAAATTACTAAATTTTTCTCCGGATTACTCTCCTTGGCAGGGAAGGCGAGTTGCTCTAAAGCAACCAAAACCACAACACTTTTATATAAGAATAAAAAAAGCGTTTCTGAAGATGTTTTAAATTTAAAACAAGGTGAGGAGGGGCCTCTCCAGAAAGGCCCTGTCCTCTCCGCTTGGTTCAAGGAGATCGATTACAAGCGCCTCGAAAGAAAACTCCCCTCCAGCGCAAAAGAATTCGCCAGGATCCATCGCCTCGAGCAAGCCTGCCTGAACACCATGTACGCGGGCTATTACAAGACCTACGGCGCCGACCCCTTCCTGAGAACCAGACGCTTCTGCGAAGAATACGCTCGGGCCTGGGAGAACTTCCTCCCAAGAATCCCCTGCCTCGGCGAAAAGGCGATCCTGGGTAAAAAGTTCACCGACAGCGCCTTCTGGCCCGACCTGGTGGAAGCTCGCCGTCAGGCCGACAGGAACAACGCCAAATACGACGAATGGGTCGATGCCATCTTCAAACGCTACCGCGATAACCCCCTGCCGCATCGTGCCACCCCCACGCCAAAATATTTCAAGACGCCCAAGGCGGCGGAAATCTATGCCGGCTACTACGCCGACCTTTACCTGGGCGGAACTCGTGACCTATTTAGGCCGATCTGGAGCAAGGACGAGCATGACCTGACCTGCCCCATCCAGATCAGCACGTTCCAGAACTTCTGCGAGGAACTCAAGGCGGTGGCCAAACTGAATAGCCGCCCAGCTCATGAGCTTTTCGACGAGGCCGTTCGGGCGGGCTCCCTGCCGCTGGATTACGTCAAGAAGTACCACAAGGACATCGCTGACAAGATATGCGACGAGAAGGGCGAGGTCAGGTTGGGGCTGGTCGAGGAATTGGGGCTGTGA
- a CDS encoding DEAD/DEAH box helicase family protein, with translation MVTPEAQAREQIDQQLTAAGWLIQDVKQLNLAAGLGVAVREFPTSKGPADYVLFVDKKPVGVLEAKKAGTTLSGVAEQSGKYQDGIPDILPHVPERPPFAYESTGVETLFRDERDPEPRSRRVFTFHHPETLGAWLEQDDTLRARLGHLPELITAGLRDCQVEAITNLEESFAADRPRALIQMATGSGKTYMAVSFIYRLIKFAGARRVLFLVDRRTLGRQTKREFQQYRAPDDGRLFTNLYNVQHLTSNKLDLVSRVCVSTIQRVYSMLCNGGEPDDDLEERSGFANAPLDEAPKDVSYSPALPIETFDFIVTDECHRSIYNQWRQVLEYFDAHLIGLTATPSKQTIGFFNKNLVMEYNHERAVADGVNVGYEVYRIKTKITEEGSTVEAGYHVDRRDRLTRQVRLDLLDEDLVYGSSQLDRDVVAKDQIRTVIRAFRDKLFEAIFPGRTEVPKTLVFAKDDSHAEDIVHIIREEFGKGNVFAKKITYKTTGEKPEELIASFRNSYNPRIAVTVDMVSTGTDIRPLECLLFMRDVKSGVYFDQMKGRGTRVISTTDLKAVTPDAEVKDHFVIVDAVGVCEGDRTDTRPLERKKSISLEKLLLAVAMGSREPDTLATIAGRLARLDRSLEPEEKDEIKQAAGGQTLNAIINYLLDAVDSDKQQAKAREMFGSDEPDKEQLSQAQAELAETASAPFNLPELRETILAIKKRKEQVIDTVSVDELLETGFSQEAKDKAQGVVESFEQFIETNKDELSALQMIYSQPYGQRRLTFAAIDQLAKAIQEPPYNLREETIWKAYERLDKAWVRGAGPKRLLTDMISLVRFALGEAEVLEPYADDIERRFTAWLEAQQAAGRGFTTEQVEWLVMIKDHIVTSLTVDVDDLELAPFASRGGPFKAAQVFGGQLDDILREINEALAA, from the coding sequence ATGGTCACGCCAGAAGCCCAAGCCCGGGAGCAGATCGACCAGCAGCTGACTGCTGCTGGCTGGCTGATCCAGGACGTCAAGCAGCTCAACCTGGCCGCGGGTTTGGGTGTGGCGGTGCGCGAGTTCCCCACCAGCAAGGGCCCAGCCGACTACGTCCTGTTCGTGGACAAGAAGCCCGTGGGGGTGCTGGAAGCCAAGAAGGCGGGCACCACCCTCAGCGGCGTGGCCGAACAAAGCGGCAAATACCAAGACGGCATCCCCGACATTCTGCCTCACGTGCCAGAGCGTCCCCCGTTCGCTTATGAGAGCACGGGGGTGGAGACCCTTTTCCGCGACGAGCGAGACCCCGAGCCTCGCTCCCGACGCGTCTTCACCTTCCATCATCCCGAGACGCTCGGCGCCTGGCTCGAGCAGGACGACACGCTCAGGGCGCGCCTGGGGCACCTACCCGAGCTCATCACTGCCGGCCTGCGGGACTGCCAGGTCGAGGCCATCACCAACCTGGAGGAGTCGTTCGCCGCCGACCGTCCCCGCGCCCTGATCCAGATGGCCACCGGCTCGGGCAAGACCTACATGGCCGTGAGCTTCATCTATCGCCTGATCAAATTCGCCGGGGCGAGGCGGGTGCTGTTCTTGGTCGACCGCCGCACCCTGGGCCGCCAGACCAAACGCGAGTTCCAGCAATACCGGGCCCCCGACGACGGGCGCCTTTTCACCAACCTGTACAACGTCCAGCATCTCACCTCCAACAAGCTGGACCTGGTCAGCCGGGTGTGCGTCTCCACCATCCAGCGCGTTTATTCCATGCTCTGCAACGGAGGCGAGCCCGACGACGACCTCGAGGAACGCTCGGGCTTCGCCAACGCGCCACTAGACGAAGCGCCCAAGGACGTGTCCTACAGCCCGGCCTTGCCCATCGAGACCTTCGACTTCATCGTCACCGACGAGTGCCACCGGTCGATATACAACCAGTGGCGCCAGGTGCTGGAATACTTCGACGCCCACCTGATCGGCCTCACCGCCACGCCCTCCAAACAGACCATCGGCTTCTTCAACAAGAACCTGGTCATGGAATACAACCACGAGCGGGCCGTGGCCGACGGGGTCAACGTGGGCTACGAGGTCTATCGCATCAAGACCAAGATCACCGAGGAAGGCAGCACCGTGGAGGCGGGCTACCATGTGGACCGGCGGGACCGTCTGACCCGCCAGGTGCGTCTGGATCTGCTGGACGAGGACCTGGTGTATGGGTCGAGCCAGCTCGACCGCGACGTGGTGGCCAAGGACCAGATCAGGACGGTGATACGCGCCTTCCGCGACAAGCTGTTCGAGGCCATCTTCCCGGGACGCACCGAGGTGCCCAAGACGCTCGTCTTCGCCAAGGACGACTCCCACGCTGAGGACATCGTGCACATCATTCGGGAGGAGTTCGGCAAGGGCAACGTCTTCGCCAAGAAGATCACTTACAAGACCACCGGCGAGAAGCCCGAGGAGCTGATCGCCAGCTTCCGCAACTCCTACAACCCGCGAATCGCCGTGACCGTGGACATGGTATCCACCGGCACCGATATCCGCCCCCTGGAGTGCCTCCTGTTCATGCGAGACGTAAAGTCGGGGGTCTACTTCGACCAGATGAAGGGGCGGGGCACCAGGGTTATCTCGACCACCGACCTCAAAGCCGTCACCCCCGACGCCGAGGTTAAGGACCACTTCGTCATCGTGGACGCGGTAGGCGTGTGCGAGGGCGATCGCACCGACACCAGACCCCTGGAGCGCAAGAAGAGCATCTCCCTGGAGAAGCTGCTCCTTGCGGTGGCCATGGGCAGCCGGGAGCCCGACACCCTGGCAACCATCGCGGGCAGGCTGGCCCGGCTGGATCGCAGCCTGGAGCCCGAGGAGAAGGACGAGATCAAGCAGGCCGCAGGCGGCCAGACGCTCAACGCCATCATCAACTATCTCCTCGACGCGGTGGACTCCGACAAGCAGCAGGCCAAGGCGCGGGAAATGTTCGGGAGCGACGAGCCCGACAAGGAGCAGCTCTCTCAAGCCCAGGCCGAGTTGGCCGAGACAGCCTCCGCGCCCTTCAATCTGCCCGAGTTGCGCGAAACCATCCTGGCCATCAAGAAGCGCAAGGAACAGGTCATCGACACGGTCAGCGTGGACGAGCTGCTAGAAACGGGCTTCTCTCAGGAGGCCAAGGACAAGGCCCAGGGCGTGGTGGAGTCGTTCGAACAGTTCATCGAGACCAACAAGGACGAGCTGAGCGCCCTGCAAATGATCTACAGCCAGCCCTACGGCCAGCGTCGCCTGACCTTCGCGGCCATAGACCAGCTTGCCAAGGCCATCCAGGAGCCGCCCTACAACCTGCGCGAGGAGACCATCTGGAAGGCCTACGAGCGGTTGGACAAAGCCTGGGTGCGGGGAGCCGGGCCCAAGCGCCTGCTCACTGATATGATCTCCCTGGTGCGCTTCGCCCTGGGCGAGGCCGAGGTGCTGGAACCCTATGCCGATGACATAGAGCGGCGCTTCACGGCATGGCTGGAGGCTCAGCAGGCGGCGGGTCGCGGCTTCACCACCGAGCAAGTGGAATGGCTGGTTATGATCAAGGACCACATCGTGACCAGCCTGACCGTGGACGTGGATGACCTGGAACTGGCCCCCTTTGCCAGCAGGGGTGGGCCCTTCAAGGCGGCCCAGGTATTCGGCGGTCAGCTTGATGACATTCTGCGTGAGATCAACGAGGCATTGGCAGCGTGA
- a CDS encoding HD domain-containing protein encodes MANPWRELRETPALAALAGLTKEGPWEAWLCGGTPRDALLGRRPPDVDLAVSGDALALGRALAERAGGRFVPLGREFATCRVVLFGGYVDLAGLRAPGIEADLAARDFTVNALALPLAALWDQDPASAVIDPTGGREDLAARLLRPAGPGVLAADPLRVLRAFRFMSTHGLSLAPDTAHRLTGQGPGLFRVAPERLATEWLSLMAGPGADRAVRAMDECSVLTRLVPELAAGRGLAQNPYHHLDVLEHSLACLEAAVELAAGRGPLAGALKDEAAAYLEPPRRRALFMSAALMHDLGKPPTRQARDAVWATFYRHESVGGGLARRRCRDLGLSKADAAWVGMMVAEHMRPFHLMGAENRGQLTTRALRRLLAATGPDLAGMFLMAMADTVAGRGPLRPPEAEARLIALYDQVARRRDQELAASLAAPPLVDGRQVMDALGLPPGREVGRLLALVREAQLDGEISDPEAALELARRAHKYRLP; translated from the coding sequence ATGGCCAACCCCTGGCGCGAACTGCGCGAGACGCCCGCCCTGGCCGCCCTGGCCGGGCTGACCAAGGAGGGGCCCTGGGAGGCCTGGCTCTGCGGGGGCACCCCGCGCGACGCCCTTTTGGGCCGCCGTCCGCCGGACGTGGACCTGGCGGTGAGCGGCGACGCCCTGGCCCTGGGCCGGGCCCTGGCCGAGCGCGCCGGAGGGCGCTTCGTGCCCCTGGGCCGCGAGTTCGCCACCTGCCGGGTGGTGCTGTTCGGGGGCTATGTGGACCTGGCCGGGCTGCGCGCCCCGGGCATCGAGGCCGACCTGGCCGCCCGCGACTTCACGGTAAACGCCCTGGCCCTGCCCCTGGCCGCCTTGTGGGACCAAGACCCCGCCTCGGCGGTGATCGACCCCACCGGCGGCCGCGAGGATCTGGCCGCCCGCCTCCTGCGCCCGGCCGGGCCGGGGGTGCTGGCCGCCGATCCCCTCAGAGTGCTCCGGGCCTTCCGCTTCATGTCCACCCACGGCCTGTCCCTGGCCCCGGATACGGCCCATCGCCTGACAGGGCAAGGGCCGGGCCTGTTCCGGGTGGCCCCGGAGCGCCTGGCCACCGAGTGGCTGAGCCTCATGGCCGGACCGGGCGCGGACCGGGCGGTGCGGGCCATGGACGAGTGCTCGGTGCTCACCCGCCTGGTGCCCGAGCTGGCCGCCGGGCGCGGCTTGGCGCAGAATCCCTACCATCACCTGGACGTGCTGGAGCACAGCCTGGCCTGCCTGGAGGCGGCGGTGGAGCTGGCCGCCGGGCGCGGCCCCCTGGCCGGGGCCCTGAAGGACGAGGCCGCCGCCTATCTGGAGCCGCCCCGCCGGAGGGCCTTGTTCATGAGCGCGGCCCTCATGCACGACCTGGGCAAGCCCCCCACCCGCCAGGCGCGCGACGCGGTGTGGGCCACCTTCTACCGCCACGAGTCGGTGGGCGGGGGCCTGGCCCGGCGGCGCTGCCGGGACCTGGGCCTGTCCAAGGCAGACGCCGCCTGGGTGGGGATGATGGTGGCCGAGCACATGCGGCCCTTCCATCTCATGGGGGCCGAGAATCGGGGACAGCTCACCACCCGGGCTTTGCGCCGCCTGCTGGCCGCCACCGGCCCGGACCTGGCAGGCATGTTCCTCATGGCCATGGCCGACACCGTGGCCGGGCGCGGCCCCCTGCGCCCGCCAGAGGCCGAGGCGCGCCTCATCGCCCTGTACGACCAGGTGGCCCGCCGCCGCGACCAGGAGCTGGCCGCCTCCCTGGCCGCCCCGCCGCTGGTCGACGGCCGCCAGGTAATGGACGCCCTGGGCCTGCCGCCGGGCCGCGAGGTGGGCCGTCTCCTGGCCCTGGTGCGCGAGGCTCAGCTCGACGGCGAGATAAGCGACCCCGAGGCCGCCCTGGAGTTGGCCCGCCGGGCGCATAAGTATCGGCTTCCTTGA
- a CDS encoding restriction endonuclease subunit S, whose translation MNKHQTESNGLPNSWAWVELAQSGEWRGGGTPKKSNPDFWENGDILWISPKDVKTIFIADTQDKITLEAVENSAAKIVPNQSIVFVVRSGILRRFLPIALTTVDSTINQDLKALTPYNFINSKFALYACLAHQENIRKTCSKDGTTVESIEFNLLKKYKIPLAPVNEQPKIVSKIEELFSKLDAGVAALEKAQALLKRYRASVLKAACEGRLVPTEAELARKEKRAYESAEALLERILEERRAAWEGAELAKMVRAGKSPKNDKWMAKYKEPAAPDTSDLPKLPEGWVWATVEQLGAIGEQPVLTGPFGTNLGRDDFISKGIPVLTIGCLTEQGIDLEKAVYISSQKADELDNYKVNEGDLLFSRMATVGRVGYVTPEFEGSLINYHIMRLRLNQEALLPSYFLNYVRGSHQVIKYVRKVNHGATRDGINTKQLLSLPIPLPPLEEQCSIVADIDRRFSVTNQIYKSLAICLSQAKNTRQTVLRKAFQGKLVPQDPDDEPASLLLEQNKAGS comes from the coding sequence GTGAATAAGCATCAAACAGAGTCAAATGGTCTGCCAAACTCTTGGGCCTGGGTTGAATTGGCTCAATCGGGCGAATGGAGAGGGGGCGGCACTCCGAAAAAATCGAACCCCGATTTTTGGGAAAACGGAGATATCCTCTGGATTTCACCAAAGGATGTCAAAACAATCTTCATCGCTGACACACAAGACAAGATTACACTTGAGGCTGTGGAAAATTCAGCAGCCAAAATTGTTCCTAACCAGTCAATAGTTTTTGTGGTTCGAAGCGGTATTCTTCGAAGGTTCCTGCCAATAGCATTAACAACTGTAGATTCAACTATCAATCAGGATTTAAAAGCGTTAACGCCATACAATTTCATCAATAGTAAATTCGCTTTATATGCTTGCTTAGCTCATCAAGAAAACATCCGAAAAACATGCTCGAAGGACGGCACAACGGTAGAAAGTATTGAATTTAACCTCCTAAAGAAGTACAAAATTCCTCTCGCTCCCGTCAACGAGCAGCCCAAGATTGTTTCCAAGATCGAGGAGCTGTTCAGTAAGCTAGATGCCGGAGTCGCGGCCTTGGAGAAGGCGCAGGCCCTGCTCAAGCGCTACCGCGCCTCGGTGCTCAAGGCCGCCTGTGAGGGACGCCTAGTGCCCACCGAGGCAGAGCTGGCCCGCAAGGAGAAGCGTGCTTACGAGTCGGCTGAGGCCCTCCTAGAGCGCATCCTGGAGGAGCGCCGCGCTGCTTGGGAAGGCGCGGAGTTGGCCAAGATGGTCCGCGCCGGCAAGTCCCCCAAGAACGACAAGTGGATGGCCAAGTACAAAGAGCCTGCCGCGCCTGATACTAGCGATCTGCCGAAGTTGCCCGAGGGGTGGGTGTGGGCGACGGTTGAACAGTTGGGCGCAATAGGCGAGCAGCCAGTCCTCACCGGACCATTTGGAACAAATCTTGGGAGAGATGATTTTATATCAAAAGGTATTCCTGTATTGACTATTGGATGTCTAACTGAGCAGGGGATAGACCTTGAAAAAGCTGTCTATATTTCTAGCCAAAAAGCAGATGAATTAGATAACTATAAAGTTAATGAAGGTGATCTTTTATTTTCGAGAATGGCAACTGTTGGCAGGGTAGGCTACGTCACTCCTGAATTTGAAGGCTCGCTTATTAACTACCATATTATGCGCTTGAGGTTGAATCAAGAAGCACTCTTGCCGTCTTATTTTCTCAATTATGTGCGAGGTTCGCACCAAGTCATCAAATACGTGAGAAAAGTAAATCACGGAGCAACTAGAGACGGGATAAACACAAAACAACTATTGTCACTTCCCATCCCACTTCCTCCGCTTGAAGAGCAATGTAGTATAGTTGCAGATATAGACAGAAGGTTTTCTGTAACAAATCAAATATACAAAAGCCTCGCTATTTGCTTAAGCCAGGCAAAAAATACCAGGCAAACCGTTTTAAGAAAAGCCTTCCAGGGCAAGCTGGTTCCCCAGGATCCAGACGACGAGCCCGCCTCGCTGCTGCTGGAACAAAACAAAGCGGGGAGTTAA
- a CDS encoding site-specific integrase, with product MSNIQKGPTKFPGVRYYEREGRPRYNGKADRYYSIRLRVDGKLKEEGLGWASEGWTPEKASLELARLKSARVTGQGPSTLGEERQLKRQEVEARRAQEQRDQLKRLTFADTWALYFPDAQENKTKGSCQREECLYRLWLAPVLKKLPLVEIRPFHLERVKKNMRTVGRHDRTICYALAVVRQVFNFARRNRLFSGDPPTKEVKFPNSDNRRLRFLTVEEVARLLADLATRNPEVHDMALLSVDCGLRKGEILGLTWADVDLKGGFLTLRNTKNGRSRMAFPTKRARAMLTRRAGSSVGELVFPGSDYARVQAIKRAFGSAMETLEFNEGITDPRQKVVFHSLRHTYASRLAENGVSLYTIKELMGHCTLAMTERYAHLSEDTLRKSVAVLDATHTVSLKAVDAASQG from the coding sequence TTGTCGAATATCCAAAAAGGCCCCACCAAGTTCCCCGGCGTCAGATATTACGAACGAGAAGGACGACCTCGCTACAACGGCAAGGCCGACCGTTACTACTCCATCCGTCTGCGGGTGGATGGAAAGCTCAAGGAGGAGGGCCTGGGTTGGGCTTCCGAGGGGTGGACGCCCGAAAAGGCCAGCCTCGAACTGGCCCGCCTCAAATCCGCGAGGGTCACGGGCCAGGGGCCTAGCACCCTGGGCGAGGAAAGGCAGCTGAAACGGCAGGAAGTCGAAGCTAGGCGGGCCCAGGAGCAACGAGACCAGCTCAAGCGCCTCACCTTCGCAGACACCTGGGCCCTGTACTTTCCCGATGCCCAGGAAAACAAGACCAAAGGATCGTGTCAGCGAGAGGAGTGCTTGTACAGGCTCTGGCTGGCCCCCGTTCTCAAGAAGCTCCCCCTGGTTGAGATCAGGCCCTTCCATCTCGAACGAGTCAAAAAGAACATGCGGACCGTTGGCCGGCATGACCGAACTATCTGCTACGCCCTGGCGGTGGTCAGGCAAGTATTCAACTTCGCCCGCCGCAACCGGCTGTTTAGCGGAGACCCGCCCACCAAGGAAGTCAAGTTCCCGAACAGCGACAACCGCCGCCTTCGCTTCCTAACTGTCGAGGAAGTCGCCAGACTCCTAGCCGACCTGGCCACCAGGAACCCCGAGGTCCACGACATGGCCCTCCTGAGCGTCGACTGCGGGTTGAGAAAGGGCGAAATCCTTGGACTCACCTGGGCCGATGTGGATCTGAAGGGCGGCTTCCTGACCCTGCGGAACACCAAGAACGGGCGTAGCCGCATGGCCTTCCCGACCAAGCGCGCCAGGGCAATGCTCACCCGCAGGGCGGGGTCATCAGTGGGCGAGCTGGTTTTCCCCGGGAGCGACTACGCCCGAGTTCAGGCCATAAAACGAGCTTTCGGCAGCGCGATGGAGACCCTGGAATTCAACGAGGGCATCACGGACCCCAGGCAAAAAGTCGTTTTCCACAGCCTCCGCCATACCTACGCTAGCCGCCTGGCCGAAAACGGGGTGAGCCTCTACACGATCAAGGAGCTCATGGGGCACTGCACCCTAGCGATGACCGAACGCTACGCCCACCTGTCCGAGGACACCCTGCGGAAGTCGGTGGCCGTGCTTGACGCCACGCACACTGTTTCCCTCAAGGCCGTCGATGCCGCCAGCCAGGGGTAG
- a CDS encoding type I restriction-modification system subunit M, producing the protein MTADAAITQKLWNYCNVLRDDGLSYQSYVEQLTYLLFLKMADEQTKPPLNRPNVLPKGYDWPNLLKLDGDALEVQYRHILEDLGKQPGLLGVIFRKAKNEIQDPAKLRRLVELINGETWVGLDTDVKGAIYEGLLQKNAEDVKSGAGQYFTPRQLIKAMVEVMRPQPGMTICDPACGTGGFFLAAYDYMTDPKRFKLDKAQKEKIKHSTFRGWEIVDSAARLCVMNLYLHGIQSIEDESPVTVIDALMSDPGERFDMVLTNPPFGKKSSVTIVNGDGQTDRETLTYHREDFWATTSNKQLNFLQHVRTLLEINGKAAIVLPDNVLFEGGAGETVRRKLLASCDVHTLLRLPTGIFYRPGVKANVLFFDKKEASERAWTEKLWIYDLRTNKHFTLKQNQIALDDLRDFIECYNPANRHQRTENERFKAFSYDELMQRDKANLDIFWLKDESLEDSENLPEPEVLAAEIVANLEAALEQFSAIQEELEN; encoded by the coding sequence ATGACCGCCGACGCCGCTATCACCCAGAAGCTCTGGAACTACTGCAACGTCCTGCGAGACGACGGACTGAGCTATCAATCCTACGTCGAGCAGCTCACCTATCTGCTGTTCCTCAAGATGGCCGACGAGCAGACAAAGCCGCCCCTAAACCGGCCCAATGTCCTGCCGAAAGGCTACGACTGGCCCAACTTGCTGAAGCTCGATGGCGACGCCCTGGAGGTCCAGTACCGCCACATTCTGGAGGATCTGGGCAAGCAGCCCGGCCTGCTGGGGGTCATCTTCCGCAAGGCCAAGAACGAAATCCAGGACCCGGCCAAGCTGCGCCGCCTGGTGGAGCTGATCAACGGGGAGACCTGGGTGGGCCTGGACACCGACGTGAAGGGGGCCATTTACGAGGGCCTACTCCAGAAGAATGCCGAAGATGTAAAGAGCGGGGCGGGGCAATACTTTACCCCCAGGCAGCTTATCAAGGCCATGGTGGAGGTCATGCGGCCCCAGCCGGGTATGACCATTTGCGACCCCGCCTGCGGCACGGGAGGCTTCTTTCTGGCCGCCTACGACTACATGACCGACCCCAAGCGCTTCAAGCTCGACAAGGCCCAGAAGGAGAAGATCAAGCACAGCACCTTCAGGGGCTGGGAGATCGTGGACAGCGCCGCCCGCCTGTGCGTGATGAACCTTTACCTGCACGGCATCCAGAGCATCGAGGACGAGAGCCCGGTCACGGTCATAGACGCCCTGATGAGCGACCCTGGCGAGCGCTTCGACATGGTGCTGACCAATCCGCCCTTTGGCAAGAAGAGCAGCGTCACCATCGTCAACGGCGATGGCCAGACTGACCGCGAGACGTTGACCTATCACCGCGAGGACTTCTGGGCGACCACCAGCAACAAGCAGCTCAACTTCCTCCAGCACGTGCGCACCCTGCTGGAGATCAACGGCAAGGCGGCCATCGTGCTGCCCGACAACGTCCTGTTCGAGGGAGGAGCGGGCGAGACGGTGCGTCGCAAGCTGCTGGCCTCCTGTGACGTGCACACGCTCCTCCGCCTGCCCACGGGCATCTTCTATCGGCCCGGGGTCAAGGCCAACGTGCTCTTCTTCGACAAGAAGGAGGCCAGCGAACGGGCCTGGACCGAGAAGCTCTGGATATACGACCTGCGCACCAACAAGCACTTCACCCTGAAGCAGAACCAGATTGCCCTGGACGACCTGAGGGACTTCATCGAGTGCTACAACCCCGCCAACCGCCACCAGCGCACCGAGAATGAGCGCTTCAAGGCGTTCAGCTACGACGAGCTGATGCAGCGGGACAAGGCCAACCTGGACATCTTCTGGCTCAAAGACGAGAGCCTGGAGGACTCGGAGAACCTGCCCGAGCCCGAGGTGCTGGCCGCCGAGATCGTGGCCAATCTGGAGGCCGCCCTGGAGCAGTTCTCGGCCATCCAGGAGGAGCTGGAAAACTGA